In one window of Aphidius gifuensis isolate YNYX2018 linkage group LG4, ASM1490517v1, whole genome shotgun sequence DNA:
- the LOC122854799 gene encoding uncharacterized protein LOC122854799 isoform X2: protein MLKFCSPSQKRRCTIVNPGSKAAQQGVREGDLITSINGTKTKELTNNEAHILLQNAKDELKLGLNQDRLGSPKQRIYKSSLHEKTSIETFHKSTKTLTTSALRTTSSEAKRNGNGK from the exons atgttgaaattttGTTCTCCGAGTCAAAAAAGACGTTGTACAATT gTGAATCCAGGCAGTAAAGCAGCTCAACAAGGAGTTCGAGAAGGTGATCTCATTACTAGCATTAATGGAACAAAAACAAAAGAGCTTACCAATAATGAAGCACACATACTTTTGCAAAACGCTAAAGACGAACTGAAACTTGGCCTTAATCa GGATCGTCTTGGTTCACCAAAACAACGTATATACAAAAGTAGTTTGCatgaaaaaacatcaattgaaACATTCCACA aaagCACGAAAACATTAACAACCTCAGCGTTACGAACGACATCATCAGAAGCTAAACGAAACGGAAAtggtaagtaa